From the Gymnogyps californianus isolate 813 chromosome 2, ASM1813914v2, whole genome shotgun sequence genome, one window contains:
- the LOC127012728 gene encoding zinc finger protein 398-like yields MAELHARLEALERRLERAEAALRDGPPWVLRLPAVPVTFEDVAVHFSMQEWASLDDGQKELYRTVMESNYETLVSLYCALSKPEFLSWIERGEELCMPVEADLEGADVSPEPAVELDRPSCASDDGLLEMKTKESCEGNRRDPEESRRLAVTANCSAPHVPREATAVPADGSQPTPSPSCPLSACCREAVNLNWSPLPPPAAADAEVGIPTEVPQEEVTAEKPAVPETPSNGLEEEDVKDSGNGGQGLAGDVPEEPGKEAIPDVCRVTAQADPSCAVAAPGEPVEGSCVGRTAACQRNSTREKFYSCPVCRKNFLLKINLVIHQRSHSNCVPYVCAHCDRSFMSKKKMRRHLRARAAKGFCQPSEAEECSSRAPCPAAQPRTPSRDCGTVWGKPSPTRYPLSPGKMMYTCNECMENFSSQSFLLLHQRRHTNHHLILCPCCNRSFTWASDFVRHHRTHTGERPYQCGVCQKTFKRHYHLVVHQRIHVRQERPYPCRDRLPMPAAPEPEWGPEAWQPLPPQPHGPGPEGDKPPAVPEISLWTVVAAVQAVERKVESQALRLLSLEGRAETAEKKVTGLEKAVLDFGSRLERKWAALAALVQENTRRLEHVERQLQHRSCWASRPGPGPGGDEPKMPAACEDDAASLPEQEWGSLDSRQKELYRIAMKGSYEAVVSLGEKIVIKTEEQQPQEEGAETLALPQAPSVRLEEEVPLSQEQPVPWESHAGLDEQKAAGQGLGEFCKHGTAQPEFKPVVVPVEAHPAPGLPFPTEHVLGMGTDQPFALPQGVPLGEDTAAEVASLQPSSEEHRPCAAGEEPRTLPLGWKSVRLKRNLLARQQSQARKSNGSFICTACGKSLAHHAALLRHQRLHTGERPFQCPACGKSFNEKSNLNKHYRIHTGERPYCCPACGKGFIQKHHLQKHQRIHGVQLRGGWAGRPARASAAGERLYRCIECTESFPQKASLEEHQRRHTQQRPFQCNGCSKSFRHRQSLNHHQKVHAVASSPAVSLPNHDRELETSPCKALTQDNR; encoded by the exons aTGGCGGAGCTGCACGCCCGCCTCGAGGCGCTGGAGCGGCGGCTGGAACGGGCGGAGGCGGCGCTGCGGGACGGGCCCCCCTGGGTGCTGCGGCTCCCCGCG GTGCCGGTGACTTTCGAGGACGTCGCGGTGCACTTCAGCATGCAGGAGTGGGCGAGCCTGGATGATGGGCAGAAGGAGCTGTACAGGACCGTGATGGAGAGCAACTACGAGACGCTGGTGTCCCTGT ACTGTGCCCTATCCAAGCCTGAATTCTTATCTTGGATCGAAAGAGGAGAAGAGCTGTGCATGCCGGTGGAGGCAGACCTGGAGGGAGCAGACGTGTCCCCGGAGCCAGCCGTAG AGCTGGACCGCCCGAGCTGCGCGAGCGATGATGGTCTGCTGGAGATGAAGACGAAGGAGTCTTGCGAGGGGAACCGTAGGGACCCGGAGGAAAGCAGGAGGCTGGCGGTCACAGCGAACTGCAGCGCAC CACACGTCCCTCGTGAAGCCACCGCTGTCCCAGCAGATGGCAGCCAGCCGACCCCgtccccttcctgccctctctccGCGTGCTGTCGTGAAGCGGTGAATCTGAACTGGTCTCCGTTGCCTCCCCCCGCAGCAG CAGATGCCGAGGTGGGGATCCCAACGGAGGTACCGCAGGAGGAGGTCACTGCGGAGAAGCCGGCGGTGCCCGAAACGCCCTCGAACGGTCTGGAAGAGGAGGACGTGAAAGATTCAGGGAACGGTGGCCAAGGTCTGGCAGGAGATGTTCCCGAAGAACCGGGTAAGGAGGCGATACCAGATGTCTGCAGAGTGACGGCACAGGCAGATCCCAGCTGCGCGGTCGCCGCCCCGGGAGAGCCCGTGGAGGGCTCCTGCGTGGGCCGGACTGCGGCCTGCCAGCGAAACTCCACCCGGGAGAAATTCTACTCCTGCCCCGTGTGCAGGAAAAACTTTCTGTTGAAAATCAACCTCGTCATCCACCAGCGGAGCCACAGCAACTGCGTGCCCTACGTCTGCGCGCACTGCGACCGCAGCTTCATGTCCAAGAAGAAAATGCGACGTCACCTACGGGCCCGGGCGGCCAAGGGGTTCTGCCAGCCCTCGGAGGCGGAGGAGTGCTCCAGCCGGGCCCCGTGCCCTGCCGCCCAGCCCCGAACCCCGAGCAGGGACTGCGGCACGGTGTGGGGGAAGCCCAGCCCCACCAGATACCCGCTGTCGCCTGGGAAAATGATGTACACGTGCAACGAATGCATGGAGAACTTCTCCAGCCAGAGCTTTCTGCTCCTGCACCAGCGACGCCACACTAACCACCACCTCAtcctctgtccctgctgcaaCAGGAGCTTCACGTGGGCCTCTGACTTTGTCCGCCACCACCGGACCCACACGGGCGAGCGGCCCTACCAGTGCGGCGTGTGCCAGAAGACTTTCAAGCGGCACTACCACCTGGTCGTGCACCAGAGGATCCACGTCCGGCAGGAGAGGCCGTACCCCTGCAGGGACCGGCTGCCTATGCCGGCGGCACCC GAGCCCGAGTGGGGGCCCGAGGCCTGGCAGCCGCTCCCGCCGCAGCCCCACGGCCCCGGCCCCGAGGGGGACAAGCCGCCGGCGGTGCCGGAGATCTCGCTGTGGACGGTGGTGGCGGCGGTGCAGGCGGTGGAGAGGAAGGTGGAGTCGCAGGCCCTGAGGTTGCTGAGCCTGGAGGGGAGAGCGGAGACGGCCGAGAAGAAGGTGACGGGGCTGGAGAAGGCGGTGCTGGACTTCGGCAGCCGGCTGGAGCGCAAGTGGGCCGCCCTGGCTGCCCTGGTGCAGGAGAACACGCGGCGGCTGGAGCACGTCGAGCGCCAGCTCCAGCACCGCAGCTGCTGGGCCTCCAGGCCAGGCCCGGGCCCCGGCGGGGACGAGCCCAAG ATGCCAGCGGCGTGCGAGGATGACGCGGCCAGTTTGCCGGAGCAGGAGTGGGGGAGCTTGGACAGCCGGCAGAAGGAGCTCTATAGGATTGCGATGAAGGGGAGTTACGAGGCTGTGGTCTCTCTTG GTGAGAAGATCGTGATCaagacagaagagcagcagccccaggaggaaggagctgaaaCCCTGGCTCTGCCGCAGGCACCCTCGGTGAGACTGGAAGAGGAGGTTCCCCTGAGCCAGGAGCAGCCGGTGCCCTGGGAGAGCCATGCTGGCTTGGAcgagcagaaggcagcaggacagggcttAGGGGAGTTCTGCAAACACGGGACCGCCCAGCCCGAATTTAAGCCCGTGGTGGTGCCGGTGGAAGCTCACCCTGCCCCGGGCTTGCCCTTCCCGACAGAGCACGTGCTCGGCATGGGGACTGACCAGCCGTTCGCCCTGCCCCAGGGAGTGCCGCTGGGAGAAGACACCGCCGCAGAGGTGGCCTCGTTGCAGCCCAGCTCGGAGGAGCATCGTCCCTGCGCCGCGGGGGAAGAGCCCCGCACGCTCCCGCTGGGCTGGAAGAGCGTCCGGCTGAAGCGCAACCTCCTGGCGCGGCAGCAGAGCCAGGCGAGGAAGAGCAACGGCTCGTTCATCTGCACAGCCTGCGGGAAGAGCCTGGCCCACCACGCCGCGCTGCTGCGGCACCAGCGCCTGCACACCGGCGAGCGTCCCTTCCAGTGCCCTGCCTGCGGGAAGAGCTTCAACGAGAAGTCCAACCTCAACAAGCACTACCGCATCCACACCGGGGAGCGTCCCTACTGCTGCCCCGCCTGCGGCAAGGGCTTCATCCAGAAGCACCACCTCCAGAAGCACCAGCgcatccacggggtgcagctGCGGGGCGGGTGGGCAGGCCGGCCCGCGCGGGCCAGTGCCGCCGGGGAGCGGCTCTACCGCTGCATCGAGTGCACGGAGAGCTTCCCCCAGAAAGCGTCGCTGGAGGAGCACCAGCGCCGGCACACCCAGCAGCGGCCCTTCCAGTGCAACGGCTGCAGCAAGAGTTTCCGGCACCGGCAGTCTCTGAACCACCACCAGAAGGTCCACGCCGTTGCCAGCTCTCCTGCTGTCAGCTTGCCGAACCATGACcgggagctggagaccagccccTGCAAGGCTTTGACCCAGGATAATCGGTAG
- the LOC127030018 gene encoding LOW QUALITY PROTEIN: zinc finger protein 777-like (The sequence of the model RefSeq protein was modified relative to this genomic sequence to represent the inferred CDS: inserted 1 base in 1 codon; deleted 2 bases in 1 codon) — MSRRGPAQDSGTPRRKAVQAMGPRAAAGQAEAQQLQELRSRTERAERRLLACENLVGELGSNLAALGNLLQDYGHLQQRLDNVENLLKNRNFWILRLPPGSRGEVPKVPVTFDDVSVYFNEQEWERLERWQKDLYRAVMRGNYETLISLDYAVAKPDILSRIERDEELCVRDGQEPPQTRIGDSEEPPQTPEEMDRVEEALGEDEVPVEADTDYAVPKPDILSQIERDEELCVKDGQEPPQTRIGDGQEPQTRIGDGQEPPQTRIGDGQEXPQTGVPGGQEPLQTPEEVDQKEEALGEDKVPMEADTELPILVMNVMSLSAQKEERRREDQPETEMEEEPAESNTEGGFLTESEMACEGASPENVKVKEEEPKALQEVSAPSPSPEIQKCPKSEQAKAKSKKKPSRCASSSLLMGNCRRGYVREWSHPCTECGKRFRLKINLIIHQRSHAKEGPYECTMCEISFADKRHLDLHQSIHIKDRAFGAKVWGNVHPELRIRPRRRFCGAFCGGAHGLGNGTYAGGPWLGQAKEEVDRGSLSSACFSRQQSPKSSRKSVLKCSLCKKILSCTFSLQRHLQTHSRDRPYCCTACKKCFTRRTHLSRHEKIHDRQKALAALQQPATAQPATVVPAPRQPQPRGAPEAPAGGNVPRSPAQASERNVSPAATAAKAGPANVLLISPAELGPPDKNCHIHGWGGRAIQPVVRLGNRAAVSGVTEK, encoded by the exons atGTCCCGCCGGGGCCCCGCTCAG GACTCGGGCACCCCCAGGCGCAAGGCAGTGCAGGCCATGGGGCCacgggccgcggcggggcaggcggaggcccagcagctgcaggagctgcggaGCCGGACGGAGAGGGCCGAACGGAGGCTGCTGGCCTGCGAGAACCTGGTcggggagctgggcagcaaCCTGGCCGCCCTGGGCAACCTCCTCCAGGACTACGGGCACCTCCAGCAGCGGCTGGACAACGTGGAGAATCTCCTGAAGAACAGGAATTTCTGGATCTTGCGGCTGCCTCCCGGCTCCCGGGGCGAGGTCCCCAAG GTACCGGTCACGTTCGATGACGTTTCGGTGTACTTCAACGAGCAGGAGTGGGAGAGGCTGGAGCGCTGGCAGAAGGATCTGTACAGGGCTGTGATGAGGGGGAACTACGAGACGCTGATCTCCCTGG ACTATGCGGTGGCCAAGCCTGACATCCTCTCCCGGATCGAGAGGGATGAAGAGCTCTGTGTCCGAGACGGTCAGGAGCCCCCGCAGACGCGTATCGGAGACAGTGAGGAGCCCCCGCAGACACCAGAAGAGATGGACCGGGTGGAAGAGGCTTTGGGAGAAGACGAAGTCCCCGTGGAAGCTGACACAG ACTATGCGGTGCCCAAGCCTGACATCCTCTCCCAGATCGAGAGGGACGAAGAGCTCTGCGTCAAAGACGGTCAGGAGCCCCCGCAGACGCGTATCGGAGACGGTCAGGAG CCGCAGACGCGTATCGGAGACGGTCAGGAGCCCCCGCAGACGCGTATCGGAGACGGTCAGG CCCCGCAGACAGGCGTCCCAGGTGGTCAGGAGCCCCTGCAGACACCAGAAGAGGTGGACCAGAAGGAAGAGGCTTTGGGAGAAGATAAAGTCCCCATGGAAGCTGACACAG AGCTCCCCATCCTGGTGATGAATGTCATGTCCCTGAGCGCGCAAAAAGAGGAGCGGCGCAGGGAAGATCAGCCTGAGACAGAGATGGAAGAGGAGCCGGCTGAGTCCAACACCG AGGGAGGCTTTTTAACGGAAAGTGAAATGGCGTGTGAAGGGGCTTCTCCTGAAAACGTCAAGGTGAAGGAAGAGGAGCCCAAGGCGTTGCAAGAGGTTTCTGCACCCTCTCCCAGCCCAGAGATCCAGAAGTGCCCCAAAAGCGAGCAGGCCAAGGCCAAGAGCAAGAAGAAGCCGAGCAGGTGCGCGAGCAGCAGCCTGCTGATGGGCAACTGCCGGCGCGGCTACGTGCGCGAGTGGTCGCACCCCTGCACCGAGTGCGGGAAGCGTTTCCGTCTGAAAATCAACCTCATCATCCACCAGCGGAGCCACGCCAAAGAGGGGCCCTACGAATGCACGATGTGCGAGATCAGCTTCGCAGACAAACGCCACCTGGACCTTCACCAGAGCATTCACATAAAAGACAGGGCCTTTGGGGCCAAGGTCTGGGGGAACGTCCACCCGGAGCTGAGGATCCGGCCGAGGAGGAGGTTCTGCGGGGCTTTCTGCGGAGGTGCCCACGGCCTGGGCAACGGGACGTACGCTGGGGGGCCCTGGCTGGGCCAGGCCAAGGAGGAGGTGGACAGAGGGAGCCTGTCCAGCGCGTGTTTCTCCCGACAGCAGAGTCCTAAGTCTAGTCGGAAGTCTGTGCTGAAATGCAGTCTTTGCAAAAAGATTCTCTCTTGCACCTTTTCCCTTCAGCGGCACCTGCAGACCCACTCGCGGGACAGGCCGTATTGCTGCACCGCCTGCAAGAAATGCTTCACCCGCCGAACTCACCTCTCGCGCCACGAGAAAATACACGACCGCCAGAAAGCCCTGGCTGCGCTCCAGCAGCCCGCGACGGCCCAGCCCGCGACCGTTGTGCCAGCgccccggcagccccagccACGAGGAGCCCCGGAGGCACCCGCGGGCGGGAACGTTCCTCGCTCACCAGCCCAGGCATCCGAGAGAAACGTTAGCCCAGCGGCCACCGCAGCCAAAGCGGGTCCAGCAAACGTGCTCCTGATCAGTCCTGCAGAACTCGGACCGCCAGACAAGAACTGCCACATCCACGGCTGGGGCGGGAGAGCCATCCAGCCCGTGGTTAGACTAGGAAATAGGGCAGCGGTTTCGGGGGTGACGGAGAAATGA